In the genome of Hydrogenobacter sp., the window TAAATGCATCCCCCATCTGACACGGTCAGACAGGTTTCTGGACGCATTCACATCCGCATTCAGCTTCCTACCACATAACCTACACTCAAACTTCTCTTGCGTTTTTCTGTTTCTTTTATCTACATAACCACATGAACTACATGTCTGTGAGCTATAGGCTGGATTAACTTCTATGACTTCTATACCATACTCCTCCTTAACTTCTTTTAACTTCCTCTTTAGCTCCCCATAGCCGTATCTTACTACCACTTTCTTTACAGCTTTCGGATACTCTAACAAAAACTTCTTATAAAGGCTCTTGAGGTTCTCTATGACTATCACTTTCGGATTATAAAGCTTTACAATCTTGTTTATTATCCTTCTTACTTCATTCTTTATAAATGCAGACAGCCTTTCTGTAAGCCTTACAAACCTCTTGCTCTCTGCTGGCTTTATTCCTTGTCTTTGCAAGTTTCTTTGTAGTCTATCTATCTTCTCCGCATACTCCTTAACCTTTTCATACAACCTTCTTCCAAACATATCCCCTTTTGAGCTACTTAAAAAGTTCCTAAGTCCAAAATCCAAGGCTATTATTTCTTCTCCTTCTATTTTCTTTGGTTCTATCTCTTTTACTATCCTTAAAGTACCGTCTTCTTCTATCTGGACTAGGTTTGTTATCTTACCTCTTCTTTTCTCAAAGTAGTCATGAAATTTGACAGGTAGATAAATGGTTTTTCCTTTCTCAAAAGTAGATAGTCTTATCCATCTGTCAAAGTGTGTGGCTTTCTCTGGCTCTTCTATCAGGGCAGTCTTACTGTCAAGTATGAGAGAGACTTTTTTAAACTTTGGTTTTCTCCAGCTACTCAGGATATGCTTGAATATCTTCTTGGCTAACAGTCTTTCTTCTTCTGTTATGTCATATTCAAAAACAGTTTTGTTTTTGTATTCCACATAAACAGCTTTTTCAGACTTTCTTATGAGCCATTCGTTGTTTTTATTGAGGTATAACAAAACCCTCTTAGTTTTTTCTGGCAGGTTAGAGCTTTTGACAACTTCAACAAATCTGTTTTTGAGGTTGGAGATAAAGCTGTCTAAGACAGGCACTACCACATGGTATTGAATGGTGTATTTGTATCTTTCAGAGAGGTTAGAGCTTATATGTTTTATGTTTGCCTTTCTGTTGAAAGAGCCTTGAGTGAAGAATAGAAACCACTGATAGCCGGCTATGGCTTTTGCGGTTTTTCTGTATTCTATGAGCAATTTTTTGATAATGTCCTTTTTCCTTTTTGTCAGAGGGCATGAGACATGAATGGCTCTATGCATCTTTATACTGAGCAATATAGTATGCTTGGGTAGATTTGTCAATAAAAATTGGAACTAGTTTCAAAGACCTTTTTTAATTTTTCACCTATGGGAGTTAGGGAGTATTCTACCTTGGGTGGTACCTGTGGGTAAAGCGTCCTTGCAATTATTCCTTGCCTTTCAAGTTCTTTTAGCTGTTTTGAGAGCATCTTTTGGGTTATTCCCGGGATAGATCTCTTTAACTCCGAAAATCTTCTCTTTCCGCCCATAAGTTCCCTAAGTATGAGGAGTTTCCACTTACCATCAAGAATTTCTATAACAAGTTCCACAGGACAATGGTATTCCTTGTTATTAAGTTTCATAAAGTATAGTATATAACATAAAAGTCAGTTATTGACAACATTATATCAAGGGTTAAAATAATAGCAGGAGGTTTAAAAAATGGCAAGGCTCATAAAGCACACAGAAAAAGGTCCTTACAAGCTCGAGGCAGGAGAAGAAACTTACTTTATATGTCAGTGTGGGCTTTCCAAAAATAAACCCTTCTGCGATGGTTCACACAAAAGGACAAAAGACGAAGAGGAAGGCAAACTTTACCTTTACGACGAAAACGGAAGAGTAAGCATATAAGGAGGTGAAAAGATGGATCAAGATATACCTAAAGAAAAGCTATCCGCATACATAGAGAAGTTAAACCTTCTGAGGGGGGATCTGCAAAAACTTATGACACACATAGAAAGTACCGTCCCTTACGCTCCGGTTGAGGGTTGCGAAATATTTATGAAGAAGTTATACGATGCGATAAATGAACATTTGGAAGCTATCAATGAAGCTGTAGAACATTGGGAGTGGATAGCAAACAAGGAGGGTTAGCCATGAGAGGTTTAAATCTTTGGAGTTTTATTTTTGCCAGCCAGATGGGTGTCTATGCTATGGTGCTTCTTGATGGCGTATACGCCAAATGGTTCGGACTTTTTGGGCTGTTCCCAGGTCTTAAGGATCCCGCTTGGTTTATCCATCATCAGATAGATGCCACCCTCTTTGCCATACCTTTGGTTACTCCCGCAGTTTGGAACAAACTGCCCGGACCGGGTATAGTGAAGGGTCTCATATATGGTGTTGCATGGCACATATTTGTTATCGTAGTCTCTTTAATAGGAGCTTTGGGTGGTGCTGAATGGTTTCAAAGACCTATGAGCTTTAGCGCTCAAGCTTCTACTTTTATACTTCACCTTGTGTGGGGTGGTCTGACAGGATTCC includes:
- a CDS encoding transposase, whose translation is MHRAIHVSCPLTKRKKDIIKKLLIEYRKTAKAIAGYQWFLFFTQGSFNRKANIKHISSNLSERYKYTIQYHVVVPVLDSFISNLKNRFVEVVKSSNLPEKTKRVLLYLNKNNEWLIRKSEKAVYVEYKNKTVFEYDITEEERLLAKKIFKHILSSWRKPKFKKVSLILDSKTALIEEPEKATHFDRWIRLSTFEKGKTIYLPVKFHDYFEKRRGKITNLVQIEEDGTLRIVKEIEPKKIEGEEIIALDFGLRNFLSSSKGDMFGRRLYEKVKEYAEKIDRLQRNLQRQGIKPAESKRFVRLTERLSAFIKNEVRRIINKIVKLYNPKVIVIENLKSLYKKFLLEYPKAVKKVVVRYGYGELKRKLKEVKEEYGIEVIEVNPAYSSQTCSSCGYVDKRNRKTQEKFECRLCGRKLNADVNASRNLSDRVRWGMHL
- a CDS encoding helix-turn-helix domain-containing protein; protein product: MKLNNKEYHCPVELVIEILDGKWKLLILRELMGGKRRFSELKRSIPGITQKMLSKQLKELERQGIIARTLYPQVPPKVEYSLTPIGEKLKKVFETSSNFY
- a CDS encoding CDGSH iron-sulfur domain-containing protein, producing the protein MARLIKHTEKGPYKLEAGEETYFICQCGLSKNKPFCDGSHKRTKDEEEGKLYLYDENGRVSI